Genomic DNA from Thermosipho ferrireducens:
GGTTGATGACGCTCACGGAGAAGGAGTTTTGGGTAGTCATGGAAGAGGAATAGTAGATCATTTTGAACTTCACGGAAGAGTGGACATAGAGATTGGAACGCTCTCAAAAGCATTTGGCGTTTTAGGTGGCTATATTGCTGGTAAAAAGGAGCTAATAGATTATTTAAAGCAAAAAGCTCGACCATTTCTTTTCAGTAGTCCTTTATCTCCTGCAGATACTGCTGCTGCGCTTGAAGCTACGAAAATTCTTGAGGAATCTGATGAACGAGTAAGAAGATTATGGGATAATGCAAAATACTTTAAAGAAGAGATGAATAAACTTGGATTTGATACAGGCGAAAGTGAAACACCAATTACACCAGTTATGCTTTATGATGCAAAGCTTTCAACACAATTCAGTAAAGAATTGTTTGAAGAAGGAATCTTTGCACAATCTATTGGTTATCCAACAGTTCCAAAAGGTAAGGCAAGAATAAGAGTTATGATAAGCGCTGTTCATACCAAAGATGATCTTGATTTTGCTCTTGAAAAATTTGAAAAGGTTGGAAAAAAATTAGGAGTTATAAAATAGTTTCAGAAAACCCATCCCTGAAAGGGATGGGTTTTTTTAATTTTTATTTTTTAATCTTCAAGTAATTTCTTTTTTCTCAGATATTCCTCTTCTGTTATTTCCCCTTTTACAAATTTTTCGTTTAAAATTTTCAAAGCTTCTTTGTTTGCATTATCGTTTTTTTGCGGAGCTTCAAAAAGATTCTTAAAAAAGTCGGGATTTTTAATTATAAGCCATAGAATCAATAATATTAATAGAAATCCAAAAAACATCATTGTGTCACCTCCTTAAAACTTAAAAGTCTTTCATTATTATTTCTTTTTTTCTTTTGTATTCTTCTTCGCTTATTTCACCTTTTGCAAATTTTTCATTTAAAATTCTCAAAGCTTCTTCTGAATCACTTTTGAAACTTTTTGAATTTTTAGAGCTTTTATAAGCACTTTTGACTACAAAATATATCACAAATCCTATAAGTACTATAAACCCCAGCGAGAGTAAAAAGCTGAATAATCCAAATCCTGAAAAAGGTCCATAGCCCCACCAGAACCAATGCATCATATAAATCACTCCTTTCAATTATTTTTTATTTTTTGAATTTGTAAATTTTTCTTTCAAAGAACAGTGTAATTTTATTGAGTTTTCAATTTATATTATAATACTTAAACCTTAAAAGAAGCTTAGAACAAACTTAGTTTTTTATAGTATACAAATTTTATCAACAAACATAAAGCCCATCTTAGATGGGCTTTATGCTTTACAAAAAATTTATTTATTTTCTTTTATTGAACACTCTTAATGAGTTGAAAATAGCAATTAGTGTAACGCCAACATCAGCAAAAACTGCTCCCCACATGTCTGTCCTTCCCAATGCTCCGAGTACAAGGAATAGAACTTTTATACTAAATACCATTATTATATTTTCCCAGGTGATTTTTAATGTTTTTCTGGATATTTTAATGGCATCGGATATTTTTGAAATATCATCGTCCATTATTATTACATCTGCAGCTTCTATTGCAGCGTCTGATCCAAGACCTCCCATAGCTATGCCTACGTCTGCTCGTGTAAGAACTGGCGCATCATTTATCCCATCCCCAACAAAAGCTGTGGAAATCCCTGAATTAAATTTTTCAAAGAATTTAACCTTATCTTCTGGAAGTAACTCTGCATAATACTTGTCTATTCCTATTTCTTTTGCTACACTTTCGGCTACTTTTTCACTATCTCCTGTAAGCATAATAGTGTGCTTGACTCCTAATTCTTTTAGTTTTCTTATAGCATCTGCAACGTTAGCTTTAATTTTGTCTGAGATCCCTATATAAC
This window encodes:
- a CDS encoding SHOCT domain-containing protein, with protein sequence MMFFGFLLILLILWLIIKNPDFFKNLFEAPQKNDNANKEALKILNEKFVKGEITEEEYLRKKKLLED
- a CDS encoding SHOCT domain-containing protein produces the protein MMHWFWWGYGPFSGFGLFSFLLSLGFIVLIGFVIYFVVKSAYKSSKNSKSFKSDSEEALRILNEKFAKGEISEEEYKRKKEIIMKDF